The Algoriphagus sp. TR-M9 genome has a window encoding:
- a CDS encoding DegT/DnrJ/EryC1/StrS family aminotransferase, translated as MKVSFLDLKRIDEGLKDALKSKFATMLDAGVFSGGEELRLLESHVSRYLASPYSIACANGTDALELALRALDVGSGDEVIVPALTWVSTAEVVKVVGAKPVFWDTDEDGLLAADWGKAITERTKAVIPVHLYGKMQDMESLLFQAKNHKLYVIEDAAQSFGSFAAGKAAGTFGDVGCLSFYPTKNLGALGEAGMCLTDSDLLNERIRRLLNHGQVVRDEHVEVGRNSRMDSVQAGFLNVFLQEFTNLQQRRKQLAAQYLDGLGAIAELKLPSGVMESSHNGHLFVVQTLFRDELKSFLAKHEIGTAIHYPKILPDMQSYECKGDFAKARKLSQNGLSLPLNPWLKTEEVDYVISKVKEFFNQKSMDVKKQL; from the coding sequence ATGAAGGTTTCGTTTCTTGATCTCAAAAGAATAGATGAAGGATTAAAGGATGCGTTGAAATCCAAATTTGCGACCATGCTTGATGCAGGGGTTTTTTCTGGTGGAGAAGAGCTGAGATTATTGGAGAGTCATGTCTCAAGATACCTTGCTTCTCCCTATTCCATAGCCTGCGCCAATGGGACTGACGCGCTTGAATTGGCTTTGCGCGCGCTGGATGTTGGTTCCGGTGACGAGGTCATTGTTCCGGCACTGACCTGGGTATCTACTGCGGAAGTCGTGAAAGTCGTCGGGGCAAAACCTGTTTTTTGGGATACAGATGAGGATGGTTTGCTGGCAGCAGACTGGGGAAAAGCCATTACAGAACGTACCAAGGCTGTGATCCCGGTTCATCTCTATGGGAAAATGCAGGATATGGAGTCCCTGCTGTTTCAGGCAAAAAATCACAAGCTGTATGTAATCGAAGATGCTGCCCAGAGCTTTGGTTCCTTTGCAGCTGGCAAAGCGGCAGGCACTTTCGGTGATGTGGGTTGTCTGAGTTTTTATCCTACCAAAAATCTGGGAGCCCTGGGTGAAGCGGGAATGTGTTTGACTGATTCGGACTTGCTCAATGAGCGGATTCGAAGACTGCTAAACCATGGGCAGGTGGTGCGTGATGAACACGTAGAAGTAGGTAGGAATAGCAGAATGGACAGTGTACAAGCCGGGTTTTTAAATGTTTTCCTTCAGGAATTTACCAACCTTCAGCAGCGCAGGAAACAACTTGCTGCACAGTACCTCGATGGCTTGGGGGCTATTGCGGAGCTGAAATTGCCTTCAGGTGTAATGGAGTCTTCCCACAATGGCCACCTTTTTGTGGTTCAAACCTTATTTCGAGATGAATTGAAAAGTTTTCTCGCGAAGCATGAAATAGGAACTGCCATTCATTACCCGAAAATTTTGCCTGATATGCAGTCTTACGAGTGTAAAGGAGATTTTGCGAAAGCTAGAAAACTCAGCCAGAATGGGCTTTCTCTGCCTTTGAACCCTTGGCTCAAAACGGAAGAGGTGGACTATGTAATTTCGAAAGTGAAGGAGTTTTTCAATCAAAAATCAATGGATGTAAAAAAGCAACTCTGA
- a CDS encoding thioredoxin domain-containing protein translates to MSNLLLHSQSPYLLQHAHNPVDWMPWGPEALEKAKSENKPILVSIGYSACHWCHVMERESFEDEATAELMNAHFVCIKIDREERPDIDNIYMDAVQAMGLQGGWPLNVFLMPNQKPFYGGTYFPNQQWKGLLSNIADAFENHEDQLAESAEGFGNSLNRRETDKYGILAGNQELDPDELAEIATKIISQFDSEWGGMNRVPKFPMPAIWHFTLDYALLSKNDQVLEKVFFTLKKIGMGGIYDQLRGGFARYSVDGEWFAPHFEKMLYDNGQLVELYAKAYQVSKDEFFKEKVTETVAWLEAEMLNGEGGFHAAQDADSEGVEGKFYVWRYEELKELIPEELPWFSKLYNLKPGGNWEDGVNILFQTESEQTIAEEFGIDSVEFQLKLKGIKAKLLEVRNQQIYPGKDDKILSGWNGLMSAGLIQAYYATGQKSMLDLAIRNLEFLEDKLLIDGVLHRAYKNGSAYTPGFLEDYAAVIRASMMAFEASGNARWLDLARSLTDFCIAEFHDESDGFFFFNNPTAEKLIANKKELFDNVIPASNSIMARNLHRLSLFTYEEKYSEIASKMLGGMKELILKEPGFLCNWASLFLEKLVPTAEIAIVGKGAAERAKEFQQNYTPNMILAFAESLTENAAILSDKTPDSAGNALIYVCFDHACRKPVSNYEEAISQLPYLA, encoded by the coding sequence ATGTCAAACCTTCTCCTCCACTCCCAATCTCCTTACCTCCTCCAACACGCCCACAATCCGGTGGACTGGATGCCTTGGGGACCAGAAGCACTGGAAAAAGCGAAAAGCGAAAACAAGCCGATTTTGGTATCCATTGGCTACTCTGCTTGCCACTGGTGCCATGTGATGGAACGGGAAAGTTTCGAAGATGAAGCCACCGCTGAGCTCATGAACGCACATTTCGTCTGCATCAAAATCGACCGGGAAGAGCGTCCTGATATCGACAATATTTACATGGACGCGGTTCAGGCCATGGGATTGCAAGGCGGATGGCCGCTGAATGTGTTTCTGATGCCGAATCAAAAACCCTTTTATGGAGGGACTTATTTCCCAAACCAGCAATGGAAAGGCCTTTTGTCAAACATTGCCGATGCTTTTGAAAACCATGAGGATCAATTGGCGGAAAGTGCGGAAGGTTTTGGAAATAGTCTAAACAGACGGGAAACCGATAAATATGGAATCTTAGCTGGAAATCAGGAATTGGATCCAGATGAACTTGCAGAGATCGCCACCAAGATAATTTCCCAGTTCGACTCGGAATGGGGCGGTATGAACCGAGTGCCTAAGTTCCCCATGCCGGCAATCTGGCATTTCACCCTAGATTATGCCCTGCTAAGCAAAAATGATCAAGTGCTGGAAAAAGTCTTTTTCACATTGAAAAAGATCGGAATGGGCGGAATCTATGATCAGCTGAGAGGTGGATTTGCAAGATATTCCGTAGATGGCGAGTGGTTTGCACCACACTTCGAAAAGATGCTTTACGACAATGGACAATTAGTGGAATTGTATGCCAAAGCCTATCAGGTGAGCAAGGATGAGTTTTTCAAAGAAAAAGTCACTGAAACGGTCGCTTGGTTGGAAGCAGAAATGCTCAATGGAGAAGGCGGATTCCACGCTGCCCAAGATGCTGATTCGGAAGGAGTGGAAGGTAAATTCTATGTTTGGAGGTATGAGGAACTGAAGGAATTGATCCCTGAGGAACTACCTTGGTTTAGCAAACTTTACAACCTCAAGCCGGGTGGAAACTGGGAAGATGGAGTGAATATTTTGTTCCAAACCGAAAGCGAGCAGACAATTGCAGAGGAGTTTGGGATAGACTCAGTTGAATTTCAATTAAAATTAAAAGGAATAAAAGCTAAACTTCTGGAAGTCCGAAATCAGCAGATTTATCCTGGAAAAGACGATAAAATTCTCAGCGGATGGAATGGATTGATGAGCGCTGGTTTGATTCAGGCTTATTATGCAACGGGTCAGAAAAGCATGCTGGATTTAGCAATTCGAAACCTGGAATTTCTGGAGGACAAACTTCTAATTGATGGAGTTTTGCATCGAGCTTATAAAAACGGAAGTGCCTATACTCCAGGTTTTCTGGAGGATTATGCTGCAGTGATCCGAGCGTCCATGATGGCTTTTGAAGCAAGTGGAAATGCGCGATGGCTGGATTTGGCAAGATCTCTCACGGATTTTTGCATTGCGGAATTTCATGATGAATCCGATGGCTTTTTCTTCTTCAACAATCCTACAGCAGAAAAACTAATCGCGAATAAAAAGGAGCTTTTTGACAATGTAATTCCTGCTTCCAATTCGATTATGGCAAGAAATCTCCATAGACTATCGCTTTTCACCTATGAAGAAAAATACTCGGAAATAGCATCAAAAATGCTAGGAGGCATGAAAGAACTTATCCTTAAAGAACCCGGCTTCCTTTGCAACTGGGCGAGCCTATTTTTGGAAAAATTGGTTCCAACTGCTGAAATTGCCATTGTAGGTAAAGGCGCAGCTGAAAGAGCAAAAGAATTTCAGCAAAACTATACTCCTAATATGATTTTGGCATTCGCAGAATCTTTGACAGAAAATGCCGCTATTCTTTCGGACAAGACTCCTGATTCGGCTGGAAATGCCTTAATTTATGTTTGCTTTGATCATGCCTGCCGCAAACCTGTGAGCAATTATGAAGAAGCGATTTCACAACTTCCCTATTTAGCTTAA
- a CDS encoding DUF1835 domain-containing protein: MLHVLNGDSLAETFPPSISGNIAIMRECLVDGPVAADSFNELAIVRSEYLKKTYPEAADQDYYTYVTPQFKKILTATSATDVYLWFENDLFCQVNLWYVVHLLKAHKGQLYLVSPTTDLIEGFGGMNIDQLRSAYRNAKPLTSNERHVLADMWQLYQTQNTAEALTLSLQTSPELPFLHPAVVAWVESIPHGEYLGKPKEALKEISAQLGTDDFGKIFRAFHVKYAIYGYGDLQVKRLWEELKKEELEK, encoded by the coding sequence ATGCTACATGTATTAAATGGAGATTCGTTAGCAGAAACTTTTCCTCCCAGCATTTCGGGAAACATCGCTATCATGCGCGAATGCCTGGTAGATGGCCCAGTAGCCGCAGACTCCTTCAATGAACTGGCTATCGTTCGGTCGGAGTATTTAAAAAAAACTTATCCAGAAGCAGCAGATCAAGATTACTACACATACGTCACCCCACAGTTCAAAAAAATACTGACGGCTACCTCTGCTACAGACGTCTATCTCTGGTTCGAAAACGATCTCTTCTGCCAGGTCAACCTATGGTATGTCGTTCATCTGCTCAAAGCTCATAAAGGACAACTGTACCTGGTCAGCCCTACCACTGACTTAATCGAGGGATTTGGTGGAATGAACATTGACCAGCTGAGAAGTGCCTACCGTAATGCAAAACCGCTTACGTCAAACGAAAGGCATGTATTGGCTGATATGTGGCAACTCTATCAGACGCAAAATACCGCAGAGGCCCTCACCCTATCCTTGCAGACCAGCCCAGAATTGCCATTTCTGCACCCAGCAGTAGTAGCCTGGGTAGAGTCCATTCCTCATGGGGAGTATCTAGGTAAGCCAAAAGAAGCATTAAAGGAAATTTCAGCTCAGTTGGGAACGGATGATTTCGGGAAAATCTTCAGAGCATTTCATGTAAAGTATGCCATTTATGGCTATGGAGACCTGCAAGTGAAACGACTTTGGGAGGAACTGAAAAAAGAAGAGTTAGAAAAATAA
- a CDS encoding GSCFA domain-containing protein: protein MQWSTEFTIPESQFPISHQSKILSMGSCFAQAMGQKMLEAKFDCLVNPFGTIFHPMILGDLLDHAMLQDKIEENGILERDGIIYYLGAHSDLFANSREELAQKYAAQLAAVKDYLETGTHLILTLGTSWIYETEDFGRVANCHKLPQKQFRKKLVPLDEMASHLIHIFGKISRVFPNLKIILTVSPVRHIKDGIPENQLSKSLLRVLCTQLEGRFSFVSYFPAYEVMMDELRDYRFYKKDLIHPTEEAEDYIWEKWSKAYFNKETQTKTEEIQKIKQELAHRPLNPNSEAHRKFLQNLLKKLERLNGEFDFSWELNKIESELKQD, encoded by the coding sequence ATGCAATGGTCCACCGAATTCACTATTCCTGAATCTCAATTCCCCATCTCTCATCAGAGCAAGATCCTGAGTATGGGTTCCTGCTTTGCGCAAGCTATGGGTCAAAAAATGCTTGAAGCAAAGTTCGACTGCCTGGTCAATCCATTCGGAACCATCTTTCATCCGATGATTTTGGGTGACTTGCTGGATCATGCTATGCTTCAGGACAAGATTGAGGAAAATGGAATCCTGGAGCGGGATGGGATAATTTATTACTTGGGAGCACATTCAGACCTATTTGCAAATTCCAGGGAAGAGCTTGCACAAAAATATGCTGCACAACTTGCTGCAGTCAAAGATTACCTAGAAACCGGTACTCATTTAATTCTGACCTTAGGCACCTCATGGATTTACGAAACCGAGGATTTCGGGAGGGTAGCCAATTGCCACAAACTTCCCCAAAAGCAGTTCAGAAAGAAACTCGTTCCGCTCGACGAAATGGCTTCACATTTAATCCACATTTTTGGAAAAATTTCACGGGTATTTCCCAACCTAAAAATCATCTTGACAGTCAGTCCTGTGCGTCATATCAAAGATGGTATTCCGGAGAATCAACTCAGTAAAAGTTTACTGCGCGTACTTTGCACTCAGTTGGAAGGCAGGTTTTCCTTTGTTTCATATTTCCCAGCTTATGAGGTGATGATGGACGAATTGCGGGATTATCGTTTCTATAAAAAAGACCTGATCCACCCAACTGAAGAAGCCGAAGACTATATCTGGGAGAAATGGAGCAAAGCTTATTTCAACAAAGAGACACAAACCAAAACAGAAGAAATTCAAAAAATCAAACAAGAACTGGCACATCGCCCACTTAACCCCAACAGTGAAGCCCACAGGAAATTTCTGCAGAATCTTCTGAAAAAGCTGGAACGATTGAACGGGGAATTTGATTTTTCTTGGGAGCTCAATAAAATTGAATCTGAATTAAAGCAGGATTAA
- a CDS encoding DUF1801 domain-containing protein, whose product MSELKTKPTNDSVEKFLKSIEHPVRRADGLTLLEIFKEETGEPPTLWGPSIVGFGRYQYKYPSGKEMEWFPVGFSPRKQSLSIYIMLEKEKLEPFLKKLGKYKISKACIYINKLADVDEKVLREMIHSSINLINNKNT is encoded by the coding sequence ATGTCAGAATTAAAAACTAAGCCCACAAATGACTCTGTCGAAAAATTCCTAAAATCTATAGAGCACCCAGTTAGAAGGGCAGATGGCCTGACCCTTTTAGAAATTTTCAAGGAGGAAACCGGGGAGCCACCGACTCTCTGGGGGCCTAGCATAGTTGGATTCGGGAGATATCAATATAAGTACCCATCTGGCAAGGAGATGGAATGGTTTCCGGTAGGATTTTCTCCTAGAAAACAATCACTTTCTATTTATATTATGCTCGAAAAGGAAAAACTAGAACCTTTTCTCAAAAAACTGGGTAAATACAAAATATCCAAAGCTTGTATTTACATTAATAAGCTAGCTGATGTAGATGAAAAAGTCCTTCGGGAGATGATTCATAGTTCAATAAATCTAATCAACAACAAAAACACTTAA
- a CDS encoding RNA polymerase sigma factor: MSKEEEFVHLIHANQGLIYKIATIYAKEQAEQDDLYQEIVYQTWKSFAHFKKASKPSTWLYRVGMNTAITHLNKSKKQLNTLPFDQVTIQFSESNDSEREEKIQLLYAQIRKLNLLDRGIIFLFLEDKSYEEIAEISGISVSNVGTRMSRIRQKLKSEMNPKSTEYGTR, translated from the coding sequence ATGAGTAAAGAGGAAGAGTTCGTCCATCTAATCCATGCAAATCAGGGGCTGATCTATAAGATCGCGACGATCTATGCGAAGGAACAAGCCGAACAGGATGACTTGTATCAAGAGATCGTGTACCAGACGTGGAAGTCTTTTGCTCATTTCAAAAAAGCTTCCAAGCCAAGCACCTGGCTTTACAGAGTAGGGATGAATACTGCGATTACTCATTTGAATAAATCGAAAAAGCAGTTGAATACCCTGCCTTTTGATCAGGTAACTATTCAGTTCTCGGAGTCAAATGATTCTGAGAGAGAAGAGAAAATCCAACTACTCTATGCCCAGATCAGAAAATTGAATTTGCTGGATAGAGGTATCATCTTTCTCTTTTTGGAAGATAAATCCTACGAAGAAATCGCGGAGATATCCGGAATATCAGTGAGCAACGTGGGTACGAGAATGTCTAGAATCAGACAAAAACTTAAATCAGAAATGAATCCTAAATCAACAGAATATGGAACTCGATGA
- the priA gene encoding replication restart helicase PriA has translation MESLFSDQDLYPSGSGNNFADIILPVPIPRMFTYSIPYSMQSEINLGSRVIVQFGKKKVLTGIIGKVHNKPPQAYQAKPILEVLDDSPSVNPLQIRFWVWMAEYYFCHIGEVMHAALPTGLRLSSESKVQLNPNFNREESKYPLDAREILILDALDNQPELSYEDCEKVLSIKSIHPILKSLVKKEAILIFEKVQEKYTPKVETRIRLTPEIATSKNALQEVFDSLAGKAKQESVLLKYLRDVPVLQKPQSNEKGLDKATLLEEGDSESSVKTLIKNGIFESFKVVVNRLAEEEPESEPAVLSTSQQAAFEEIKHQFESKQTVLLHGVTGSGKTEIYIQMIREVLDSGSQVLLLLPEIALTTQIVSRLKKVFGSQMGVYHSKYSDNERVEVWNGVLSGRFSFVVGVRSSIFLPFDSLGLIIVDEEHESSYKQFDPAPRFQARDSAIMLAYFHQARTLLGSATPSFESYFNASQGKFGYVELTHRFGDASMPQFHLADLAADKRKNLLKLDTSRILREKIQDALAKQEQVLIFQNRRGYSPYIQCEDCGWTGQCVQCDVSLTYHQFSEELRCHYCGYKEKSPSSCPACGSTQLTTMGMGTERIEESLSLLFPEARIGRMDLDTTRNKHGYQRLLDEFGSGNLDILVGTQMITKGLDFGRVTVVGIWDGDRILNFPDFRAGERAYQQITQVAGRAGRREAQGQVILQTRDPETQMYAQVIKGDYFEFFNHEIHDRKKFYYPPFVKLVKITTRHTDFKIAEKAALNLHHGMAEIPIKKIVLGPEKGIIARIKNQYQFESLIKLDRSGNTPVIFKEHLWKITEELKSRPEFRSVRFVVDVDPS, from the coding sequence TTGGAAAGCCTTTTTTCAGATCAAGATTTATATCCTTCTGGAAGCGGAAATAATTTCGCAGATATCATTCTGCCCGTTCCTATCCCGCGGATGTTTACTTATAGCATCCCCTATTCCATGCAGTCCGAGATTAACCTAGGCTCCAGAGTAATTGTGCAGTTTGGGAAGAAAAAAGTCCTTACGGGAATCATAGGGAAAGTTCACAATAAACCTCCGCAGGCCTATCAAGCAAAGCCAATTCTGGAAGTTTTGGACGATTCCCCCAGCGTGAACCCACTTCAGATCCGTTTCTGGGTATGGATGGCTGAGTATTACTTCTGTCATATCGGGGAAGTGATGCATGCAGCGTTGCCAACTGGGTTAAGATTGAGTAGCGAAAGTAAAGTGCAGCTCAACCCGAATTTCAATAGAGAGGAGAGCAAATACCCCTTGGATGCTCGGGAAATCTTGATTTTGGATGCATTGGATAACCAACCTGAGCTTTCATACGAGGACTGCGAAAAGGTGCTTTCCATTAAAAGCATTCACCCCATCCTGAAGAGTCTGGTCAAAAAAGAAGCGATTCTGATTTTTGAAAAAGTACAGGAAAAATATACTCCAAAGGTAGAAACAAGAATTCGACTGACCCCTGAAATTGCTACCAGTAAAAATGCCTTGCAGGAAGTTTTTGATAGCCTGGCAGGCAAAGCGAAACAGGAATCAGTCTTACTGAAATACCTACGTGACGTCCCAGTCTTGCAAAAACCCCAATCCAATGAAAAAGGGTTGGACAAGGCTACGCTTTTAGAAGAAGGAGACTCAGAAAGTTCTGTAAAAACGCTGATCAAAAACGGCATCTTCGAATCTTTCAAAGTGGTGGTGAACAGACTTGCCGAGGAAGAACCAGAGTCCGAACCGGCTGTCCTTTCCACCAGTCAGCAAGCCGCTTTCGAAGAGATCAAGCATCAGTTTGAAAGCAAGCAAACGGTACTTCTTCATGGAGTAACAGGCAGTGGAAAAACTGAGATTTACATTCAGATGATCCGGGAAGTGTTGGATTCAGGTTCTCAGGTTTTGCTACTATTGCCTGAAATAGCCCTTACCACACAGATTGTAAGCAGGCTGAAGAAAGTATTTGGAAGCCAAATGGGTGTGTATCACTCCAAGTATTCTGACAATGAGCGCGTGGAAGTTTGGAATGGTGTATTAAGTGGAAGGTTTTCATTCGTGGTTGGAGTTCGATCATCCATCTTTTTGCCTTTTGATAGTTTAGGGCTAATCATCGTGGATGAAGAACATGAGTCTAGCTACAAGCAGTTTGATCCGGCACCACGGTTTCAAGCAAGAGATTCGGCTATTATGCTGGCCTATTTCCATCAGGCAAGGACATTATTGGGTTCCGCCACACCTTCATTTGAATCCTATTTCAATGCCAGCCAAGGCAAATTCGGCTACGTGGAGTTGACCCACCGCTTTGGAGATGCGAGCATGCCACAATTCCATTTGGCAGATTTGGCTGCAGACAAGCGCAAAAACTTACTAAAACTTGATACCAGCAGAATTCTCAGAGAGAAAATCCAGGATGCACTTGCCAAGCAAGAGCAGGTCTTGATTTTCCAAAACCGTCGTGGATATTCCCCATACATACAATGTGAGGATTGCGGCTGGACTGGGCAATGCGTGCAATGCGATGTTAGTCTCACTTACCATCAGTTTTCCGAAGAGCTCCGCTGCCATTATTGTGGTTATAAGGAAAAATCACCCAGCTCATGCCCCGCTTGTGGAAGCACCCAATTGACCACGATGGGAATGGGAACAGAGCGGATCGAGGAATCTTTGAGTTTGCTTTTCCCAGAAGCTAGAATTGGCAGAATGGATCTGGACACGACTAGAAACAAGCATGGATACCAGCGCTTATTGGATGAATTTGGGTCTGGAAATCTGGATATTTTGGTAGGTACACAGATGATCACCAAAGGACTGGACTTTGGGCGTGTGACTGTAGTTGGGATTTGGGACGGAGATCGAATATTGAATTTCCCCGATTTCCGTGCTGGAGAAAGAGCCTATCAGCAAATCACTCAAGTTGCAGGTCGCGCAGGACGGAGAGAAGCGCAGGGACAGGTGATTTTGCAAACTAGAGATCCAGAAACCCAGATGTACGCTCAGGTAATTAAAGGGGACTATTTTGAATTTTTCAATCATGAGATTCATGACCGGAAGAAGTTTTACTATCCACCTTTTGTGAAATTGGTAAAGATCACAACGCGGCATACGGACTTTAAAATAGCTGAAAAAGCTGCGCTGAATCTCCATCATGGGATGGCCGAGATTCCAATTAAGAAAATCGTCCTTGGGCCGGAGAAAGGCATCATTGCCAGAATCAAAAATCAATATCAGTTTGAGAGTTTGATCAAATTGGACCGCTCAGGAAATACGCCAGTTATCTTCAAAGAGCACCTATGGAAAATCACTGAAGAGCTCAAATCCAGACCTGAATTTCGCTCGGTGCGCTTTGTGGTGGATGTAGATCCTTCCTAA
- a CDS encoding VOC family protein has protein sequence MKKIFTLIALACMGYACTPGATPPIASQIGETNYTPGRVVWHDLASPNPEASAAFYESVFGWTTVPYGEDEKMVWIFKKEDKPVALMAYYQTENNSGEWIGAISVPDVSASTQKAKNQGAKVLKKAMEVDNRGTISFIQDPQGAHISLVKLANGDPEPTLAEINTFLGQELWSNDTDDSESFYSNVVGYTSEETDNQKVPYTIFKMGDLNCAGMLKNPAPTVRSHWVPYLRVADLGETIAKATRAGGKVLIEPNPEIRNGNVALLMDPTGAPLAVQVYNP, from the coding sequence ATGAAAAAAATCTTTACACTAATTGCATTAGCATGTATGGGTTATGCCTGTACGCCAGGGGCTACCCCACCTATCGCTTCCCAAATCGGTGAAACGAATTACACGCCCGGCAGAGTCGTTTGGCACGATTTAGCCTCACCAAATCCAGAGGCCTCAGCAGCATTTTATGAATCTGTTTTTGGGTGGACCACCGTCCCCTATGGTGAGGACGAAAAAATGGTTTGGATTTTCAAAAAAGAGGACAAACCAGTCGCACTAATGGCATACTATCAAACTGAGAATAATTCCGGAGAGTGGATTGGAGCCATTTCTGTCCCTGATGTGAGTGCCTCTACCCAAAAGGCCAAAAACCAAGGAGCTAAAGTCCTTAAAAAGGCAATGGAAGTGGACAATCGGGGCACCATTTCATTCATCCAGGATCCCCAAGGAGCCCATATCTCTCTGGTAAAACTAGCCAATGGTGACCCAGAACCGACTTTAGCCGAGATAAACACCTTTTTAGGCCAAGAACTTTGGTCCAATGATACGGACGATTCCGAATCCTTCTATTCCAACGTAGTGGGCTATACTTCAGAAGAAACAGACAACCAAAAAGTACCCTATACCATTTTCAAAATGGGAGACTTGAACTGTGCAGGAATGCTAAAAAACCCTGCCCCAACCGTCCGCTCTCACTGGGTTCCTTATCTACGAGTGGCTGATTTGGGCGAAACCATCGCAAAAGCAACACGAGCTGGCGGAAAAGTATTGATAGAGCCAAATCCTGAAATCAGAAATGGTAATGTCGCGCTTTTGATGGATCCTACAGGCGCTCCTTTAGCAGTCCAAGTTTATAACCCCTAA
- a CDS encoding DUF819 family protein, with amino-acid sequence MTWTQAPLYVSGMLCMFVFLAVWLGTKKGWRTVGSPILVILMTAVAANTGLIPTATQGHSVYASVFVYLAPMGIFIALLEVDLRSLKHAGAPILQMFCIGATGTLIGVFVAWNLVQPAVLIGPLAHAVAGMYTGTYIGGSINFNAIALNYQVNEHADLFAATTVVDNLIGTPWIIATLILPKYLQKIYPRKKRLPDPSFAKAMKSNEPINIQSLVGIFGLALLAMAFSKLLSTWLPSIPEILTLTTIALILAQIPVVKHLKGAHTLGFFIILIFLATVGTLCDLKTITSLGEVAGTLIWFVVIMVLVHGFVIFGIGALLRMDWDIIAVASQANVGGNTTALAAAESLERPDLLIPGVLVGSLGNALGTYAGFMVAGMLG; translated from the coding sequence ATGACTTGGACCCAAGCCCCTTTATATGTCAGCGGGATGCTCTGCATGTTCGTGTTTTTAGCAGTTTGGCTAGGAACAAAGAAAGGATGGAGGACTGTGGGATCGCCGATTCTAGTGATTCTGATGACTGCTGTGGCAGCTAATACCGGCCTGATTCCCACGGCTACTCAGGGTCATTCAGTTTACGCCTCTGTATTTGTGTATTTGGCTCCTATGGGGATTTTTATAGCACTACTGGAGGTAGATCTCAGAAGCCTGAAACATGCAGGTGCGCCTATTCTGCAGATGTTTTGCATAGGAGCTACAGGGACTTTGATCGGGGTTTTTGTCGCTTGGAATTTGGTGCAGCCCGCGGTTTTGATTGGTCCTCTGGCCCATGCCGTGGCAGGAATGTACACGGGTACCTACATCGGAGGAAGTATAAATTTCAATGCAATTGCCTTGAACTATCAAGTGAATGAACACGCGGATTTATTTGCTGCAACCACAGTGGTGGATAATTTGATCGGCACACCTTGGATCATTGCTACATTGATTTTGCCTAAATATCTTCAGAAAATTTACCCCAGGAAAAAAAGACTTCCAGATCCCAGCTTCGCAAAAGCTATGAAAAGTAATGAACCAATTAATATTCAGAGTTTGGTAGGGATTTTTGGATTGGCGCTGCTGGCCATGGCTTTCTCCAAACTGCTTAGTACATGGCTTCCATCCATACCTGAAATACTTACGCTGACTACCATAGCCCTGATTTTGGCGCAGATTCCTGTGGTGAAGCACTTGAAAGGAGCACATACTCTCGGGTTTTTTATCATATTGATTTTTTTAGCTACCGTGGGAACACTCTGTGATTTGAAAACCATCACTTCCCTAGGTGAAGTGGCGGGGACTTTGATCTGGTTTGTGGTGATTATGGTACTGGTGCATGGATTTGTGATTTTTGGGATTGGAGCTTTACTCCGAATGGATTGGGACATAATAGCGGTGGCTTCCCAGGCAAATGTAGGCGGCAATACCACCGCTCTGGCTGCGGCTGAAAGTTTAGAAAGGCCGGATTTATTGATCCCGGGAGTTTTGGTGGGTAGCCTAGGCAATGCCCTCGGTACTTATGCAGGATTTATGGTGGCAGGGATGCTGGGCTGA